The Streptomyces capitiformicae genome contains the following window.
CCTCCTGGAACGCCTCGGCTGGGTGCACGACGTGCGCTGGCCCACTCCGGACCGCGTGGCCTCCCGCCGCGCCTGACACAGGTCACTCACCTCCTCCGCCGCACGGCAGTTGACAGGAGCTTTCATGACCACCGCGCTGCACCCCCCTCCTCCCTCTCATCCCCTCCTCCGCCTGCGCCTGGCTCCCCACGGCGGTATGCCTCCCCACGGCGGTATGCCCCAGCCCATCGACGGAGTGTGGTGGCCCCGTTCGTACGACCTGCTCGCCGAACTCCCCGGGCTGCTCGCCGGATTGCCGCGCGCGTGGGGCCACATCACGAGCGTCACCGTCAACGGGGCGACATGGTCTGCGGTGCCCGGCCGGATGCTCGTCTTCAACCAGGTCGTACGACTGCGCAGGACCGTGGCGGCATCCGCCCCGCACACGATCGTCCTGCTCGCCCCCGGCCGGGGGCGCTGGGACCTGCTGGTCGTGCCTCCGGATACGGCCGAGGAGGCCGCGGAACCGCTCATGGCAGCCGCGGCACGTGGTCACGTCTGATCCGGCGCACCATGGACTGCCCGGCGAATCATCAGGTACCGACGGGCAGGTTCGGCGACGACGACCGTCACATCCCCACCATCAGTCGGCCGGGCCGGCCGGTGGTGGCCTCGTACGACGAGGAAGTGCCTTGTGCGGATCCTGCTCCGACGTGAACCAACCGACCTTCACCGCATGGCCGTTGACTAAGACCGTGCGCGGGAGGATCGGCCCGTAGTGCGAGTTGACGGCGAGAGGATCGGCCCGTAGCGCGAGTTGACGGCGATATGAGTGATCCGTCCCCCACAGCGGATCCAGCACGTCCGCCAGAGCGGAGAGTTCGCGTGTCAGGTCACGTGAACGCGGCCACCAGGCGCCGTCCAGCTCGACGTGCCCTGGTGAAGGAACTCACGGGGTTCAGCGCGAGTCGCGCGGTCGGGGCCCTGAAGACGGCCCGTAGCGGGGGATGAAGGGTGGTTGCGTACATCGCGCGGAACCCGTCTCCGGACGTCTGCACCTCTGCGCGAGGGAAGCCGCCCGGTGTCGTTGCTCACCGGGAACGAAACCGGCATCGGAGCCGATGTGCGAAGTGCTCCCGATGAGTTCACGCTATTCCCCGAAGAGGCCGAACGGACCGCTCCTGGACGTCGGCTCACTTCCGTCGGCGGTCGTCCTCCGAGGAGCGGCTGGTCTCCAGCCAGGACCGTGCCGGTTCTGCCGGGCGGGTGGTGTCCACGGTGAGCTGGAGGCGGGTACCTCCCTGGCTGTCCACGGGATAGCTGCGCTGCTCGGTGGCGGCGAAGCACTGGCGGAGAACCTGCGCGACGCGACGGGCGACCTCGGGGGAGGCCGCGACGATATGTACCTCGGCGTGCCCGTCCGGGGGTGTTTCCGTGGGCTGCATGGCGACCTCATTGTTCGGGCACAGATGAGCGGACCGATCTTTCACTCTACTCCGGCATGCCCCGTGACCCTCGGGTGTGACCGGCGAGCTTCCCGGCTGGCCTGGGCCGCGGAGTACTGTGAAGCAAGGAAGTCACTCCGTTTCCTTACAGGCAGGCGAGTGCGATGTCCGACTCCGGCTCCCCGCGTGTGACCAGGCTCCTGCCGGACGCCGTCCACCAGGCCGTGAAACCCGGGACGGCTGTCGTACGGCTGGAGACCACGCGCGACCGACGGGGTGTTCTCGACGGAGCGTGGTGGCCGCGGTCCCGGGACATCGCCGCGGAGCTCCCCGCCCTGATCACCGCCCTGGCCGAGTACCTCGGGCCGGTCACGCGTGTCGGCCTGGACGCCGGTGCCTGGGAAGCACTGCCCACGAGGCTCGTCATCGATGACCGAGTCGTGCACATCGACTCCTTCCCGGTCGGCGACGACACCGTCCTCATCACCCGGGGCGAGCAGGATCTCTTCTCCCTGCTCGTGGTCCCGCCGCACGCGACGCCCGACGCTGCGCGCGCCGCGATGGCCGAGGCCGTCCGCGCCGGCAACGTCACGCAGGCCGAACAGATCCTCATCGACATGGGCACCGCCCGGGCAGCGCCGGAGATGTGAGAGCGATCACCGCTGCGGTCCATGGGCTGCGCGGTCCGGTGCGGGTGCCGGGATGGTCGCGGTCAGGTGGATCCGATGACCGTCGTCCCGACGAGCGATCACCCCGCATGCCAGGCTAGCGAGGACGGGGAGGCGTGCGCGCGTTCCTTGCTCGATTCGGCTCCGGCAAGCGATTACTCGAGCCGCCGCTCTGGTTGTTCCTCCTCCTCGTCGAACAAATACACATCTCCCCCCCCAACCCCTCACCCCCACGCCCCACCACGCACCACTCGCCGCCAACCCCACCCGGCGTGCATGCAAACCGCGACCGCGCCCGCCACCCCCGGCCCTCGTACCACCCAACGCTCCCCGCAACCCCCGGCCGGGCCACCCGCCCTTCCGGGCCGCTCGCTCGCTTCTCCCCAGTGCTGGAGCGGCCCGGGTCAAGGGTGGCCCGCAGGGCCATCGCCGAAGGCGACGCGAAGCGCCCTTGAGGCGGGCCGCGGAAGCACGACACTCCAAAGAAGCGAGCGGCCCTACAGCCACTCGATCAACAGACAGCCCCCCGGCCCCCGGCCAGGGCACCCACCCTGCCCCGCAACCTGAGCACCTCGCCCTCGCCCTCGCCCACGCGGCGTCGATGTCGACGTTCACTTGCCGGGTTCCCCCTCGATCTCGTCGAAGAGATCGCCGTACTCGTCGAGCACATCCTGCGCGGCGGCCACGGCATCAGGCCTCCACCTCGCACCACACCGTCTTGCCGTCCCCCGCCGCGCCACGCCCCACCCCAGCCCCACCCCAGCGCCACCGCAGCCCCATCCCAGCGCCACCGCCGCGCCACGCCCCACCCCAGCCCCATCCCAGCGCCACCGCGTCGAGCAGGACCAGCCCCCCGCCCGCACTTGTCCTCGGCGCCGGAGACCCCGCATGCTCGGGTACGCCGATCTCAAGGTGCCGGAGTCGGCGCCGGGCCTGCTGGCCGGCTTCCCGGCGGAGGTTCGGAGGCGTTTCCTCGGCACCGAATGGTGCATCCGCCACGACACGGTCTCCGCCGTGCCGGCTCAGTCGGAACTGACGGTATGAGCCGAGTGTGCGCCGCCGACGGCCCACATGGGGCGGGGTAGGCGCCATGCCTGCCAATCATCAGGAGTACGAACCGTTTGGCGGGCCCGCTCGGCCCGCATCCAGCCAACCCAGTTGCGCGGCGTCTCCCCGCTGATCCCCAGAGGCTTCCCACACCCTCGAAGGTGTGGCGCGGGCCCGACAGGTCCGGCGCGGTGGTCTCCGCGTTGAATCTCGGCGGGTAGACCTTCGTCACCATAAGAGATTCCTCCTTCCCGCGGCGTACCAATGAGTATCAATGCGTACCAATGCACATCAATGCGCACCAATGACGGGCTCGGAATCCGGATGGCGCATGGCGAGTTGCCGGTCTGGTTTCCGGCACTGAAAGTCAAGGAAGATCGGCGATCCGGATTCTCCGGGTGCCATTCATGCCTGGCCCGGCGGCTGCCAATCGAGGCAGTGGCAATCACCGGTCTGCCCGGAGAACGAAGGAGAAGGACATGAAGAGACGGTTTCTTGTGTCGGCGTGCGCGGTAGCCGCTGTGGCATTCTCTGCGCTACCCAGCAACGCGGCGCAGACCACACTCGTCGTCGATGACGACGGGGCGCAGTGCCCGAACGCGGATTTCACCTCCATCCAGGCGGCCGTTACCGCCGCGTCGGCGGGATCAACGATCAGCGTCTGCCCCGGGACATACAACGAAGTCGTCACCGTGAACAAGCCGAACCTGACCCTGGTCGGGCCGCGCACCCCGAGCACGTGCACCCAGCCCACGACACCCAATCCGACCACTGAGGCGATCATCCAGGCTGATAACCCCGCAGGCGGTGTCGTCAACCTGCTCGAGAACGGCATCCGGTTCATCCGGTTCACGGTCCAGAACAACACGCTCGGCGCCGGCATTGTGACCAGTGCCACGTTCTCCGGCCACCGAGTCCTCCAGAACGTGGTGCAGAACAACGTGCAGGGTGTCTACTTCAACGCCAACGGCACGACAGCATCCGCCGTCGACCAGAACTGCATCCGCCAGAACAACCAACCGGGATCCGCTGGCGGGAACGGCGTCTACTCCGACCTCGGCCTGAGCAACGCCACCATCCGGCAGAACACCTTCTACCAGAACGACTCCTCCGCGATCGTGCTGACCGGACTGGCGCCGGGAGCCGTCAACAATGTCGGAATCGACGTGAACAGGTCCCAGGAGGACGGGTCCCTGCTGGCTGTCTTCAACTCCACCGGCACCAAAGTGCGGTCGAATACCGCGAGGAACAACACCGGATCCGCGATCTTCGTCGGCAATGACAACACCGGACTGGAGATCCTCTCCAACAACATCAGCGGAAGCGCACGCGGCGTGCGGACCAGCACCGATTTCGGCGGAGGGCCGAACACCAACCTGAGAATCAGCTCCAACACGATCACGAACTCCACGAACACCGACGGCATCAGCGCGGGCCCCAACTCGCTTGACAACTCCGTCATCTCGTCGAACACCGCTACCAACAATCTGAGAGACGGCATCCGCATCGAACTCGGCGGCAACTCGGGCAACCGCATTCTCTCGAACACGCTCAGGAACAATGCCGAGCACGACTGCCACGACGACACCGTCGGCACCGGAACCGCCGGCACGGCCAACACCTGGCTCGCCAACTCGGGCGTGACCGAGAACCGCCCCGGCCTGTGCTGACCACGTGTCCTTCTGCCCAGTGGAGCGGGCACCCCGCGCGCTTCCCGTGGCCATCGAGATCGCGAGGGTACCGGCGACGGCCGCGCTGAGAAGTGAGCCGCCGCCCGGCCCGCCTGCCTGCCCGCCTGCCCGCCTGCCCGCCTGAATCAAGCGCAGGGGCTCCTACCTCACCGCCCCCGCAACTCCCCCTTGACCACCTTCCCACTGGCGTTCCGCGGCAACTCCCCCACGAACTCCACCGCCCTCGGCACCTTGTAGTTCGCCATCTCCCGGCGCGCCCAGGCCATCAGGTCGTCGGCGGTCAGGAGCGCCCCCGCCCGCCGTACGACATACGCCTTGCCGACCTCCCCAAGACGCGAATCCGGCACCCCGACAACCGCCACATCGGCAACGTCCGGGTGCAACCCCAGCAGTTGCTCTATCTCTGCCGGATAGGCGTTGAACCCACCCACGATGAACATGTCCTTGATGCGGTCGGTGATCCGCAGATTGCCGTCACCGTCCAGCACTCCGACATCACCGGTACGCAGCCAGCCCTCCTCCGACACCACCCGCGCGGTCTCCTCGGGGTCCTCGAAGTATCCCCGCATGACGTTGAAGCCACGGACGAGCACCTCCCCGGGCGAACCGGCCGGCAACTCCGCACCGGACGGTCCGACCACCCGTACCTCGGTGCCCGGCACCGCCCGCCCGGACGTGGACGCGATCACCGTCGGCTCGTCTCCGCGTCGGCACATCGTCACGATGCCGCTGGCCTCGGACAGGCCGTACGCAGTGAGTACGGTGCCGACGTGCAGCTCGGCCCGCAGCCGTTCGACGAGTTGGAGCGGTACGACGGCCGCGCCCGTGACCACGAGCCGCAGCGCGGACAGGTCGTACTCGTCGCGCGCGGGGTGATCGAGGAGTGACTGGTGGAGGGTAGGCGGGCCGGGCAGGACCGAGACACGCTCCGCCGCCACGTTCGCCAATGCCGTCCCCACGTTGAACACCGGCTGCGGGATCATCGTCGCCCCGCGCATCAGACAGGCGATCACGCCCGCCTTGTAGCCGAAGGTGTGGAAGAAGGGGTTCACGATCAGATAGCGATCCCCCTGCCGCAGTCCCGCCAGCTCGCACCACACCTCGTACGCCCGCAACGTCTGCGCATGGGTGATCACCGCGCCCTTGGGCCGGCCGGTCGTCCCCGACGTGAAGATGATGTCGGACGGGGAATCACCACTCAGCGCGGCCGACCGTGCCCGCACCTCACCGTCCCCCACCCCGTCCCCACTCGCGAGGAATTCCTTCCAGGTCCGGAAGTCGGCGGGCGCGTCGTCCGCCAGCACCACCACCTGCTCCAGGTGCGGAAGCCCGGGCAGCGGACCGTCGCCCGCCCTCTCTCCCGCCCCCGCCCCCGTCCCCCCCGCCGCCGCCCGCCGCAGCGAAGCCACATACGACGTCCCCAAAAACGTCCCCGTCACGAACAACAACTTCGCCCGGCAACGCGCCAGCACATCCGCCGCCTCACCCCCCTTGAAGCGGGTGTTCAACGGAACAAGCACCGCCCCCGCCGAGACCGCCCCCAACGCGGAGACGATCCAGTCGAGCGAATTCGGCGCCCAGATACCCACCCGGTCGCCGACCCGGACCCCGTTCGCGACGCACGCCGCCGCCGCGCGCTCCACCCGGGCGCCCAACTCCGCGTACGACACCCGAGTACGGCCGTCCACCACGGCCTCGACGCCGCCGTACCGCTCGGCCGCGGACCGGACCAACCCCGGGATGGTCCCCCACTCCAGGTCACCGCGCGTATCCACGTCACCGTGCACAGCAGCCTCCGTACCCGAGAACCCACTACCACTATCCGAAACCACTATCCGAACCACTTACCTGACTTACCTGACTACCCGTCAGATTAGCTGTACTCTGACGGACTGTCAGCAGACACCTGACCCCGTGCGGAGGTGTGGTGCTACATGCCCGTACTCAAGGACGCGACAGCCATCGTCGGCATAGGCCAGACCCCATTCGCCAAACAACTTCCCGAAACAGAACGGGCGTTGGCATGCCGAGCGATCCTCTCCGCCCTGGACGACGCCGGCATCGAACCAACCGAAGTCGACGCGCTCGCCTCCTACACGATGGAGGAGACGGACGAGGTCGAGCTCGCCAAGGCACTCGGCCTCGGCGGCCTCACCTTCTTCAGCAAGGTCGGCTACGGCGGCGGCGGTTCATGCGCCACGGTCTCCCATCTCGCCGCCGCGATCGCGACCGGCCAGGCCACGGTCGGCGTCGCCTGGCGTTCCCGTAAGCGCGGCTCCGGACCTCGCCCGTGGAAGAACACGACCGTCCAACTCCCCACCCCCGCCCAGTGGACCCGTCCCTTCGGCCTCCTCCGCCCGGCCGACGAGATAGCCATGCTGGCCCGCCGCCATATGCACGAGTACGGCACGACCCGCGACCACCTCTTCAACGTGGCCCTCGCCTGCCGCAACAGAGCGAACCAGAACCCGGCGGCGATCATGTACGACCGCCCGCTCACCCGGGAGATGT
Protein-coding sequences here:
- a CDS encoding FadD3 family acyl-CoA ligase; the encoded protein is MHGDVDTRGDLEWGTIPGLVRSAAERYGGVEAVVDGRTRVSYAELGARVERAAAACVANGVRVGDRVGIWAPNSLDWIVSALGAVSAGAVLVPLNTRFKGGEAADVLARCRAKLLFVTGTFLGTSYVASLRRAAAGGTGAGAGERAGDGPLPGLPHLEQVVVLADDAPADFRTWKEFLASGDGVGDGEVRARSAALSGDSPSDIIFTSGTTGRPKGAVITHAQTLRAYEVWCELAGLRQGDRYLIVNPFFHTFGYKAGVIACLMRGATMIPQPVFNVGTALANVAAERVSVLPGPPTLHQSLLDHPARDEYDLSALRLVVTGAAVVPLQLVERLRAELHVGTVLTAYGLSEASGIVTMCRRGDEPTVIASTSGRAVPGTEVRVVGPSGAELPAGSPGEVLVRGFNVMRGYFEDPEETARVVSEEGWLRTGDVGVLDGDGNLRITDRIKDMFIVGGFNAYPAEIEQLLGLHPDVADVAVVGVPDSRLGEVGKAYVVRRAGALLTADDLMAWARREMANYKVPRAVEFVGELPRNASGKVVKGELRGR
- a CDS encoding right-handed parallel beta-helix repeat-containing protein; its protein translation is MPGPAAANRGSGNHRSARRTKEKDMKRRFLVSACAVAAVAFSALPSNAAQTTLVVDDDGAQCPNADFTSIQAAVTAASAGSTISVCPGTYNEVVTVNKPNLTLVGPRTPSTCTQPTTPNPTTEAIIQADNPAGGVVNLLENGIRFIRFTVQNNTLGAGIVTSATFSGHRVLQNVVQNNVQGVYFNANGTTASAVDQNCIRQNNQPGSAGGNGVYSDLGLSNATIRQNTFYQNDSSAIVLTGLAPGAVNNVGIDVNRSQEDGSLLAVFNSTGTKVRSNTARNNTGSAIFVGNDNTGLEILSNNISGSARGVRTSTDFGGGPNTNLRISSNTITNSTNTDGISAGPNSLDNSVISSNTATNNLRDGIRIELGGNSGNRILSNTLRNNAEHDCHDDTVGTGTAGTANTWLANSGVTENRPGLC
- a CDS encoding DUF5994 family protein; this encodes MSDSGSPRVTRLLPDAVHQAVKPGTAVVRLETTRDRRGVLDGAWWPRSRDIAAELPALITALAEYLGPVTRVGLDAGAWEALPTRLVIDDRVVHIDSFPVGDDTVLITRGEQDLFSLLVVPPHATPDAARAAMAEAVRAGNVTQAEQILIDMGTARAAPEM
- a CDS encoding DUF5994 family protein; protein product: MDGAWWPRSRDLTRELSALADVLDPLWGTDHSYRRQLALRADPLAVNSHYGPILPRTVLVNGHAVKVGWFTSEQDPHKALPRRTRPPPAGPAD
- a CDS encoding lipid-transfer protein; the protein is MPVLKDATAIVGIGQTPFAKQLPETERALACRAILSALDDAGIEPTEVDALASYTMEETDEVELAKALGLGGLTFFSKVGYGGGGSCATVSHLAAAIATGQATVGVAWRSRKRGSGPRPWKNTTVQLPTPAQWTRPFGLLRPADEIAMLARRHMHEYGTTRDHLFNVALACRNRANQNPAAIMYDRPLTREMYMNSRWISEPLCLFDNCLETDGALACVLVSAERARDCRRPPVYVHSAAQGLPAQHHGMVNYWNDDPLTGPAWTAARHLWKHADFAPEDVDVAQIYDAFTALIPLSLEGYGFCDRGEGGAFTEGGALEIGGRLPLNTSGGGLSEAYVHGFNLITEGVRQLRGTSTAQVPGASTCLVTAGEGVPTSALLLRS
- a CDS encoding DUF5994 family protein, with the protein product MTTALHPPPPSHPLLRLRLAPHGGMPPHGGMPQPIDGVWWPRSYDLLAELPGLLAGLPRAWGHITSVTVNGATWSAVPGRMLVFNQVVRLRRTVAASAPHTIVLLAPGRGRWDLLVVPPDTAEEAAEPLMAAAARGHV